The nucleotide sequence ATCCAATCAAGGCTCGCCACGTCCGAACCCGCCCACCATTTCCCGGCCTCCACCAACCTTCGGCGAACTAGCCCATCCCCGTAGGTCAAAGTCTCTCTGGCGCGCGCGAGCGGCCGCCACCAATCCAAACGACAGAGCAGAACAAATGTATCCAGCCGATCGAGCGTGTACCTACCGCTACCTGCGCGTGCCAGCGTGCTGCTAGCCTGCTAGCTTCCTCGAACAATCGCCATgccgctgctgctcctcctccgcgTCCTGCTCCTGGCCGCCGGGCTCGCCGTCTCCCGCGGCTACCCCACTGCCGGCGCCGGCGAAGGCAACCTGTACAACTCCAGCATGTGCCAGAAGTCCTTCGAGTGCGGGAAGCTCAACATCCACTACCCGTTCTACCTCTCCAACGAGTCCAGGGTCGTCGACGGGGTGTCCCAATCCTTCTGCGGCTACCCGGGCATGGCCGTGCGCTGCGGCGACGACGGGGCCACCGCCACGCTCCAGCTCGCCGGGGGCACCAACTACACCGTCCTCGGCATCGACTACGACAACCACACCATCACGCTCGCCGACGCCGACGTCTCCAACGGCGTCTGCCCCATGGTCCGCCACAACGTCAACATCCCGCGCGAGGCGTGGCTCAACTTCACGCCCACCGGCAACAGCACCATCTCCTTCTTCCTCGACTGCAACTTCACCACAAACGTCACCGTCGcccctctgcagccgcctgagctcGTCCCGATCAACTGCACCGGCGGCTTCGGGCGCGGGTCGTCGTTCCTCGCCACGCAGCTCGGCGCGCCGGACGGGAACTGGACACGGGCGTGCAAGGGGGTGTACGTGGCGCCCGTGCTGACCGGCGAGTGGCTGACGAGCCCGGAGTCCCGCGGGCGGCTCGGGAGCGGCGGGTACGGCGACGTGCTGCGCCGCGGGTTCCGCCTCAGCTGGGACCCCAGCGCCGGCCCGTGCTTCAGGTGCGAGCTGTCCGGGGGCCGGTGCAGCTACGACCAGCCCGGCGGGTTCCTCGGCTGCCTCTGCTCCGACGGCCGCGTGCGCAGCATGGACTGCGGTAAGATTCAGAACTCTCTGTGTTTTTCTCCTGCACGAGTCGTGGGTACTTTCAGCAGCAGAGCAATTTGTTTGCATTTCGGTACTATCCGGTGGAACACAACCCCTTCGGCGGCGGAGCTGACCGCCGGTCATCGTTGGCGGGCGGTGGCCGTCACCAGTTTCTTTCCCTTCTAGACCCAGTCTTGTCTCGTGCGGTCGTGCCACGGGACAAAAACTCGATTCCGACGGGTGACGCCGAGGAAACCAGCCCGTTTCCTCCACGAGATGCGCCCGAAACGTTTGACTTCAACCTCGGCCCCGCCATGAATTTCCTCTGGTCGAGCCGTCAGGGCGGGAGGAAGACGAACCGGGCCCGTAAAATACCCCGTCCAGCTGACCCCCGACAACGCCACGTCCTTGTTTCCAGAACACCAGTCACTATGCTCGGCCGTCCTCCCTTGACCTGTCACCATGGGCCATGACCGTTGCCTATCTTAAGCAGCAGAGCACTACAAACTCTGCTGGCACATACATTCCGTTTGTGCACACAAACTGCTCGTCTTGTTGCGTCTAGCTCGGAAGCACTCGACCAAATGCGTTTCCTGCATTTCGTGCGGCTCCTGGTCTCCTCTCGTCGGCGCCACGAGCCCTGCCGCAGCCACCGCCCGACCCCGGCGCCTATTTCCGGTACACCAACTGCACGCCGACGCCCTACCAGTGCGGGCCACTCGCGTTCGATGTCAACTACCCGTTCGCCATCGACGGCGTGGCCCGGCCTGACTACTGCTCCTCCCCGGGCCACCGCCTCTTCTGCGTGAACAGCACGCTGACGATCCGCATGAACTCCGGCGGGCCATTCCAGGTCACGGGCATCGACTACGGCAACCAGGTGCTCGCCGTGATCGACCAGAGCCTGGCCCACGAGTCGGCGTGCCCGCACGCCTACCGCAGCACCACCATCGACGCCGCCGCGTTCGCGTACACGGATCGGGACCGGTTCCTGACAGCATACGTGAACTGCACCAGCGCCAGATCGTCGTTGCCCCTGGTGCACGACGCCTTCGCCTGCGTCGCCGGGGGGCGGTCGTACTACAGGCTGGACAACGGCACGTCGGCGCCGGAGGATGCGCCGGACCTGGGTGTGATGTGCAGCTCGACCCTGGTCGTCCCGTACGACTCGGCCATGGTGGATGCGCTGGCCGCCGGGAAAGCCACCCTCGGGGACACCGTCAGGGCGGGGTTCTCGGTGAGGTGGAAGGCCGGGTGGTGCGGCGACTGCCAGGCCTCCGGAGGGCGCTGCGGGCATGATAGCAGAGCACCGGTCGTGTCCTTCAGCTATCCAGTACAGTATTAGATCAGATGGGGAGTAACTAGTTGGGCAACGATGTTTGATTCatccaaaaaaaaaaattggtcatcCAAATTCAGGAACATGGTTTTAGATCTAAGCAACCTTGAGATCTCCTAATTCCTGACTAGTCTATTTACTGGTCATGGAAGACTTCTCTTCTTGGACGTTGACAGTTTGACACTTCATCTACAAGTATTCATGACTCTTTGAACACAGGAAATCAGGACGAATTAGGTAGGATGATGACATAGGCACATACCAGGTAGTACTATGAACTAGTAGACCATTTCCTGAAATGCTCCACATTTAGCATGTTCTCTACTCCATATGTTTGGTCAAAAAATAGTTCCACAGCATCAATAATTGTTTAAATCTAGGACCCCCCTTATCTGGCTATCGTTCGCTAGGAGGGGTTTGGCATTTACGAACGTTTTGATGACATTTTTAGTTGTGGTGGAATGACAGTTCCTTCAGAGCAGCATGACATTACTCGGATGAAATctcaaagctgtcatttcttagaaaaTGGCAATGTCACTCTGAAGAAACTATTACCCCCTAACAACTGAAACTGCCAGCAAAATCGTTCGAGCTGCCACCCTATTCCAACGAACCATCGCCATGTAAGATTTCCGTAAATCTAAACCGTTTCTTACTAGAGTTAGAGCTGAGAACTTGTCGGTTCCTTCTTCCTTGCTTTCCTTCTGTCATAGAATGAATTTTGACATTGATTCTTGATCTTGCAGGACCAAAGAAAACGAGCAAAAAGGCAATAATAGCAGTAGGTAAGTACCGAAATCCATCATCCACACGGACCAATTCAAGCATTTCCCCCCTTTCTGTCACGAAATTCAAGCATCAATCTGCATGTTCTAATCGCCATTTCTAACTGCAACTCCAGGATCCTCCGCAGCAGCTCTGGTTCTGTTCGTGCTTCTCCTCGTCGTGTCGTTCCTGTACATCCGCAAGAGGAGGCAGTACAAGATGACCTCGTCGTCCAGGCTCCTCAAGTACAGCAACTCCGGCGGGACGCCCCGCTCCAGAGGCGGCAGCGACCTGGATTCCGGCGGCGTCCACAACCTGCAGACGCACCACTTCGCCTACGAGGAGCTGGAGAAGGCCACCGGCGGCTTCAGCGACACCCgagagctcggcgacggcggcttCGGCACCGTGTACAAAGGCCAACTCCGGGACGGGCGCGTGGTGGCGGTGAAGCGGCTGTACAACAACGGCTCCCGGCACGTGGAGCAGTTCGTGAACGAGGCGGCCATCCTGTCGCGGCTGCGCCACCCGAACCTCGTCACCTTCTACGGCTGCACCTCCAGCCGCAGCCGGGAGCTGCTGCTGGTGTACGAGTACGTGCCCAACGGCACCGTGGCCGACCACCTGCAGGGCCACCGCGCTGCGGAGCGGGCGCTGCCGTGGCCGCTCCGCCTCAACGTCGCCGTCGAGGCCGCCGCGGCCCTGGCCTACCTCCACGCCATCGACCCGCCCGTGGTGCACCGTGACGTCAAGACCGCCAACATCCTCCTCGACGCCGACTTCCACGTCAAGGTCGCCGACTTCGGCCTCTCCCGCCTCTTCCCGCTCGACGGCGCCACGCACGTGTCCACCGCGCCGCAGGGCACCCCGGGCTACGTCGACCCCGAGTACCACCAATGCTACCAGCTCACCGACCGCAGCGACGTCTACAGCTTCGGCGTCGTGCTCGCCGAGCTCATCTCGTCCAAGCCCGCCGTCGACGTCACCCGGGACCGCGACGAGATCAACCTCGCCGCCATGGCCGTGGCCAGGATCCAGCGGTCCGAGCTGGACCGGCTGGTGGACGACGACCTTGGGTATGGCTCCGACGAGGCCACGACGAGGGCGGTGACGATGGTGGCCGAGCTGGCGTTCCGGTGCCTCCAGCAGAACAGCGAGATGCGGCCGCCGATCAGGGAGGTGCTCCACGGTCTCAGGGGCATACAAGACGGCGGCGCCAAGGAGAAGAAATCGTACGACGTCGTCGTCGTCCCCCGCTCCCCGAACACCGTGCACGCTCCTTGGGACAGCATGAGCACCACCCCGAGCATTAGCTAGTAGACGTACGTGTAGAGATCAATGGTCGGAGCTTCCAAATGTCACCACCCCTCCTCAGCGAAGATGAATGTAAATAGAAATGTCGGTTGTGTTATACTAGGAGCGAAAACTTGTAACTCGTCCTAGTCTGTTGTTTAAGTTTGCATTTGTCCCCTATAAAAGCACAAGGCAGATCAAAATCATCACCTGAACCGTCTGAATTACAAAATCTAAAGGTTTGAAACCTTTCAATGTTAAACACCAACGACGTTGAGCACACCCCCGGTTCGCTAAGCACTCAGATCCAACACTAACTAGTAGAATGCTCGTGCGTTGCTACGGGTTTTTGAACTCGTTTTCTGGTTGCATCGCCTTCCAACGATATCATCTTGGGACCCTTGTCAATAGATCTTTTTGACCGTCCACATAATCCACCTCCATCTCTCTCATAATTAAACTGGAATAATACAAGTAAACCAAGCCAGTGCACAGATGGTTATTGCATCTTCAGTTTCCTTGGCCAACTCCTCGACCCCTCCCCCGCGTCGCCTCCAGGGGCGACACGAGCGGAACCCTAGATCCAGCCGCCGCCGGACCTTCCCCGTCTCCTAcctcccctcgccgtcgccggagaaggTCGCCGGGGTAAGTCCATGTGGCAGACGACTGCGGCGGGGTGTTTCGCTGCGCAGCGGCGTGGTAATTAGTGGCGGGAGGCTCTCGTTTTCCCCGGCTCAGTGGTGCAACCGCGGCGGCTTCCCGCGTGCGGCGACGGCGGCTTCCTGCGCGGATCTCGCGCTCAAGCTTCCGGCAGGCCAAGGCGGGTGAGGAGGGTTGGCGGCCCTCCTACCCCTGCTCGTGGGCGGCGTGGCGGCCTTGACGGCCTAGCGGCTTCGGCGGCCCTACGGCTGTGGCGTCCCGGTGGTTGGCTTCTCCGCGGACGCCCCATGTACGGCGACGACAACGGCTCCCGGTGCGGTCTCGCGCTTTTGGATCCGGCCGGCACGGGTGCGGAGGGGTGGCGATCCTCCTGCCCCTGCTCGTGGGCGAGGTGCTCTCGTCTGCGTGGTAGCTGCCTGCTGGTTGCTGCCCTTTGGCTGCCTGAGATGGGGGAATTTGGATCTGGCAGGCGGCCAGATCTGGCTTGCCGGTGCTGCTCTGGCTGCCGGTGGGGAGGACCCCTTCTTTGGACCAGCTCTGATTAAGGAGTAGTCAGGAAAATATTTTGCTTTCATAACTTGAAGACAAAGGGAATCAGAATTTGAGATGAGCAGCCAATACTGTTTTGTAAGCATTGCCAAATTAAAAGTGCGGATCTCGAAATCCCATACCTCCATCCCTTTTAGGAATAGACATCCTCCACCATGCTATCCCGTGCATACGCTTATGGTTCTCTGAGTCACCCCACCAAAACTCAGCCATCGCATGTGTCATCTCTTTACATAGTTTCTTTGGGATATTAAAAACCGACATCGCAAACACATGAATTGATTGTATGACCGCTTTCAGTAAGATTTTCTTTCCATCCATGGACAGAAATTTTTTCTTCCAACTTTTGAGTCTGGTTATGATCCTTTCTAATGAATGAACAAAGCTATCGCTTCTATCCACACACACCATAGCAGGCAAACCCAAGTACTTATCAGAAAGGGTTTCTGACATAATATTGAGCTCCATATATACCAACCTTTGCTTCTATAATTCCTATCTAGCGGTACAGGCGTCGGTTTCTTCTGTTTTtcgcaaaccggcgcctgcagcaggCTTCTCGCGCgtctagatgggccggcccatattTCTCTTTTTCGTGTTAAAAAAAGGGGTGCGGCTACGACTGTCTTGAGACCTCGTGAATCGCAGAGATCACTACCAACCACTCAACCACCTTCACACTCATGGCTAATATCCTCTTTTTTGCTTTCTATTCTGGTTCAAGTTCGTTGTGAATCGGGATttgatttttctttcctttttcctttattatctctatctttttgtatttttgatttttccttcttttctgtttcttttctttttctttatctcTTTAAAAAATGCACAAAGttttaaaattcgatgaacttcttCTTCAAACCGATGAACTATTTTTtcgaatttgatgattttttttacaaatttaATGAACTATTTTAATATTCtctgaactttttcaaatttggtgaacttttttacAACTTCGATGATTTTTTTAAAACGATGAACTATTTCTCAAACTCGATGAACGCCTTTTCAATTCCGATGagcttttttcaaatttatgaactcatttcagatttgatgaacttttttagaatcgatgttttttttcaaatttgatgatttttttttcaaattcgatgaacatttttcagattcgatgaacttttttcaaacttgatgaactttttttatattcgatgaacttttcacaaaatcaatgaacttttttcaaatccgataaATGTTTTTAAAAAAGATGGATGAAGTTTTTCCAAATTGGATGCGCTTTTttgaaatcgatgaactttttttaattcacCCAAAAAAATTTAAACATCAATAAACTATTTTTGAAAATtgtaaacttttttcaaaatttgatgaactctttttcattaAAAGAAATCAACTTTTCCAGATTGTTGTTCAATAATTCGCAAATCTAATAAATAGCGCGGATACATTGGTTCCTAAAGATTTCGCGTTCCTTGTAGTCTCTGGCGCTTTCTGGCTGTGGTAGTTAGCAAAGGGGAAATGTCTAAAATAAACCTTGGACTTGtagacgaaagctaaatcaaaccctgaacttTGAATCCCTCAGCGCACTGAACTATAtgatcccggtctattttaaagCTTGAGTGCATTCCCAAACAAGGATTGTTGACATGCAGCTGAAACCCGGGATTTCTTACTGCAGGCGGACTGTAGTGGGTAGGCCCACTAGGCGAACTTAAAAATCTGCCGCTGGACAGCACTGGGTCGGCGCACCAGGTAAACTTAAAAATACTAAaaacagtggagactttctcaggCATCGTACTTTCAGTCTCGCGATGCTGACCTTGTCAAGATAGCCACTCTACCTCGTAGCTGTTGTTGATAAAAGGGAAGCTTGAAAGTATTTAACATCAAACAGTAGCGTCGAGATTTGAAAACTTTTCTGAAATTTGTAGATATATTTTCTTGAAAATTGTCAACAACTTTGAAATCTAAACATTTTTTTGGAATTATGTGGAATACACAAAACAAAATTTGCAAACGTGAACCATTTTTTAAATCCCCTATGATTTTTAAAGTGTGAACACTTTTATAAAAGGAATAATTTTGGAAGCTGAACAAAATACAAAAGTGCAAACAATTTTGTGAAAATTTGTTCCCGTTTTTAAAAAGTTAGAAAGTGTTCATACATTAAAATTTTATTCAGGTTTCAGAATTTGTTCACATTTTTACAAAGAAATGTTTATGCTTCAAGAAATTCTCGTCTTGGAAAATTCTTCGCA is from Triticum aestivum cultivar Chinese Spring chromosome 1B, IWGSC CS RefSeq v2.1, whole genome shotgun sequence and encodes:
- the LOC123143908 gene encoding LEAF RUST 10 DISEASE-RESISTANCEUS RECEPTOR-LIKE PROTEIN KINASE-like 1.2 produces the protein MPLLLLLRVLLLAAGLAVSRGYPTAGAGEGNLYNSSMCQKSFECGKLNIHYPFYLSNESRVVDGVSQSFCGYPGMAVRCGDDGATATLQLAGGTNYTVLGIDYDNHTITLADADVSNGVCPMVRHNVNIPREAWLNFTPTGNSTISFFLDCNFTTNVTVAPLQPPELVPINCTGGFGRGSSFLATQLGAPDGNWTRACKGVYVAPVLTGEWLTSPESRGRLGSGGYGDVLRRGFRLSWDPSAGPCFRCELSGGRCSYDQPGGFLGCLCSDGRVRSMDCGPKKTSKKAIIAVGSSAAALVLFVLLLVVSFLYIRKRRQYKMTSSSRLLKYSNSGGTPRSRGGSDLDSGGVHNLQTHHFAYEELEKATGGFSDTRELGDGGFGTVYKGQLRDGRVVAVKRLYNNGSRHVEQFVNEAAILSRLRHPNLVTFYGCTSSRSRELLLVYEYVPNGTVADHLQGHRAAERALPWPLRLNVAVEAAAALAYLHAIDPPVVHRDVKTANILLDADFHVKVADFGLSRLFPLDGATHVSTAPQGTPGYVDPEYHQCYQLTDRSDVYSFGVVLAELISSKPAVDVTRDRDEINLAAMAVARIQRSELDRLVDDDLGYGSDEATTRAVTMVAELAFRCLQQNSEMRPPIREVLHGLRGIQDGGAKEKKSYDVVVVPRSPNTVHAPWDSMSTTPSIS